From Spirochaetales bacterium, a single genomic window includes:
- a CDS encoding tetratricopeptide repeat protein, whose product MSSHIPTIKQTHVVAIVVQIIILILLMLGFSQINSYYIVFITTGLFVVLVIILKYRIPHYHRKGISFIKKGKWEEALFCFEQSYIFFKTYGWIDRYRFFTLLSASKTSFTEEALLNKAFCLARLGRTEESIQTYKKVLGDFPHNGLAKNALRMMVTRD is encoded by the coding sequence ATGTCTTCTCATATACCGACCATAAAACAGACTCACGTCGTCGCAATCGTCGTACAAATCATAATATTGATATTATTGATGCTCGGGTTTTCTCAAATCAATTCCTACTATATCGTTTTTATTACGACAGGATTATTTGTCGTTCTCGTGATCATTCTTAAATATCGTATTCCCCATTACCACAGAAAAGGTATTTCCTTTATCAAAAAAGGAAAGTGGGAAGAGGCGCTTTTCTGTTTCGAGCAAAGTTATATTTTCTTTAAAACATACGGGTGGATCGACCGTTATCGTTTCTTCACCCTGCTGAGTGCTTCAAAAACATCTTTTACGGAAGAGGCACTTTTGAACAAGGCGTTCTGTCTGGCACGGCTCGGGCGAACGGAAGAATCGATTCAAACATATAAAAAAGTACTTGGAGATTTTCCCCACAATGGATTGGCAAAGAACGCATTGCGAATGATGGTTACAAGGGATTAA